AGTGAAGTCGTCCTCGGACTCCTCGAAGGACGATGCAGAGGACAGGCCGATGGAGGATGAGTTGGACAGTTTCCTCGGGGAGCGCATCAGGGCAGGGGAGCCCCCGCAGCCGCTGTCCGAGCAGGGAGACTCGTCCTCAGGGTGAGGATCAAGACATGAGCCGGTACCGAGCTCCGTGGGGACGGTCAGCAGAGGCGGTGTCCCCTGGGAGCGGGTCGGACTGGGGTCTCGGGTTATGATGAGTTTCGGTATGGTTCCTGTGAAACTTGGGCCTCCTGGAGGACTCTGATGGGCCTGATCAGAATCCTTGCGACTCTCAGTTTCAACCAGACAACAGTTGTTTTGGTCACCGGCCGCTTTGGACGGACATGAAACGGTACTACAgtcagtttttgtcattttcgCCTCAGCGTGATCGTCCGTTATCGACAGTCCACTATCCAAAGCTTGATCCGGGAGCAAGCTAGACAAAGTCCGCTCAGTGTCCGGGTCAGAGGTGAGCGGCGGGGCTGTAGTCGGACTCGTCCCCGTCAATACCCTAACACCAGACACAAAGTGATCCCGGTTGTTTCCCCCCAGTGGCTGGTCTTCCATGGCCCTCTTTGGGGGATCGGAGGCATTGTCCTCCCGCTCGGCTTTCCGCTCCTTGCAGCCCGCACCGCTGACTTCTCCGGTCCGCGTTTCCAAACCTGACGCATCGGACGAGCCAGCCGCTGCCTCTCGGCTCACGACGTGTTGGGTAGCTCCGGTATCATCATCTAGGCCGGATGGTGTCTCGAAACAACCCGGGGCTTCTCGATGTTCCCCAACCGCCGACACAACCTCGTCCCTCGGCAACTTTCCTACTCTGTGATCGTGGCGCGTTGCTGGATCTCCGGCTCCGTTTCCGCAACCGAAATCCCCTTCCGTTTGGCTGGAGTCTCGCTTTCTCCTTCCCAAACACGacaacactttatttttcatcGGATTCCTGTTTAACTGGTCACCCCGTCGCTTCTCTGAGCTCCTGAATCTGCGTATACGGAGCCGCTGGGCTGTCTCGCCTGCTTTCCACCTCGCTCTGCCTCGGGTGGCGGTGCTGTGCGATAGATCCGAGCGAGTTTGGCCCATCCTGCATGCCGTAGTAGTAAACCCAGACACACCTTCAGAGGTTGCTTTTGAAAATACTGGAAACCAAATAGACCGTGACTCTTACAATGTACAGTGAGCCATTGGCCTTAATCCGTTTGATGAGCCTGTGAAGTCTTAAAGTGAGCCATCCCTTCCATCCACGTAGGAATTGCTCATATCTGTGAGAACAAACACATGATGATTAATGTAGTTAACACTTTAATTGCATGGACTAACAATTACCTCGTATAACAATAAACTCTGTCACAAACACTCCCTTACCCTAAACTCGATTAATCAGACTGATAACGTAATGATtagtaaaacacacaaagcaaacactGGTTGTCATTAATCACGTGTTTGCCTCAAGAATGTCAGTTAATCTGTGATTGAAACGATCAGCTCAGAAATACAGACTTTTATTTCCTGCAGGAGGTTACAGGACAGAGAAACTGACAGGGGAAAAGTCACACCAGTTGCACTGAGAGTAATTTCACTGGAAAATATGACATGAAGAGTGATTTAAATGTTGCACTAAATCAAATGAGTGCAAAGAAATTCAAGGTTTCAGGTTTTGAGACTCAGTTTCTCCAGCGTTAGTCAGTGTAATACTGCCCTCCTCTGTCTGGACACTGTACCCTTGTCCAAGTTGTATCACTACAGCACTTTCATTAAGACCACAGTGTTAATCTGTACAGTGTAtggtttcataaaaaaaaaaaatacaattggCATAAAATATGGTCAACATAAAAGCgtgtaaaacaaagcaaattTACATGAAATGTTGACTCAAATacaacactattttttttaGTGGGCTATAGAAAAAAAGGCCTATCACAGTTGCCCAGAGCCCAAGGTGCTGTCTTCAAATCTCTTGTTCTGTCTGACATACActccaaaaacaaataaattacttTGCCCTTTAATCAGATATCAAACTTGTTGATTTAATAGATTACTCAACAGATCATTTCAGCAACATTAGTGTCCAACACATACTGGCATGTCAACGATTAGAGCTGTAACGATTATCTGATCAACATACAATTAAGTGGCAActaatttgctgcttttatttgtcttCTGTGATATCAAACTAGTTTggtttttttgactgttggtcagacaaaatgaGGCATTTTCAGACGTCACATTGGGCTTGGGAAATTGTGATTGTGAAAACTGACCATCAGATTCATGcgaaacaaaaaataattgttagttgcaactcttttcaaaacacagaaaacacaatacaatacagtatGTGGGCTTCAACTTCTGTTTGGTcctaattaataatgaaatatacgAGGTGAAATGAAACAGTATTTCTCCCTTCCTGCTGTAGTCACAAATTACAACCTGCTGATAGCTTTTCAGTAATTGTTTTCACGTCAATATTTTGCATGTAAATACAAAAGTCACTGTAACCCCCCCCTCCATCATTTTACAAGACAGTGGCATCCtggaaaaatataaagtattcTACATGAGACACAGTGAGCAGCTGAGTATTATTCACAGTCATTTACTGTGACAGCACTGCAGTCACCCTGCTGTCAGGAGGGAATGCTCACAAAACGGAAATGAGACAGGAAGGATAACAATGGAAAGAACAGCTCATCgtgtaccacacacacacacacacacacacacacacacacacacacacacacacacacacacacattagagtACAGTCTTTGTAatcaaaatcattaaaaaaaatggtacATGACTCACACTGGGGTGGGTGGCTGAGAGTCTTGTGCCATGCTAAAATCAACTCCACACACTCAAAACAGTGACAGACTTTATAGCACACTATATGCAAGTTGGTAATTCCTCCAAGTAAACATATGAAACACTAAAAACTGATCTGAGACGTCAGAGCAATAAATAACCATGTCCACCAGTCACACACTGTATCATCAATCATCTATATCATCTATTTGTCCATTCAGgagaacacagaggaaaaaagagtTTCCACAGTGGAAAACACTTTCACTTTAGCCCTAACATTAAATATCCATCATTTCTGAAGAAAGTAATATCACTCTTTATAAAAGGTTGGTTTGAGTTAGTAAGATATTTGTTTAAAGAATAGTTGTTGGTTGTTTTCAGTGGTGAAATGTACTTTTCAGctatactttatacttctactccactacatttcagagggaagtGTTGTACTTTAACTCCAGTAAGCTACATTTAACTGACAGTTGTAGTCACTTTAAAGATGAAGATTTTACATACGAAAATATGACcaggtcataaaaatatttttaaagtgtggtattgctttatttataaaatcTTGATGAGCCTACTGTATTTAAGGTCGCATTTTCCTCTATATATCCAGTGAAAAGATAAGCCAGGTGGCAatatagaaacataaaaacaacatacgcGATTTTATACTAGATAAAAGCCTACTAGATTACTGTGTACTGTGatgtaaaacaacaataaaacgtGATATCTCgttcactgtgactttgaagGCATCATTTTGTCGATATCAAACCACGCAAACTGATCAATAATTGGTGAAAAAGGCAACAAAAATCATACTACACACTATAAAATTGTTAGACAATGACTTACTAGACAGATCCTGAGTTCCTGTTCTGGTTcatgtgaagcagctgttacAATCTACCGGGGATGTGGAGGGTTGTAACTTACAGCTGGCTGTGAAGGGGATGTGTCTGCGGCTTATCTGTTCAGGCTGCAGTGAGCGCGGTGCTGCTGTTTTGTAGTTTCAGCATGTGGTTGAAGTAAAAGAGGAAACGTTTGTTTTAACAGGGACAGGTCTAACAAGCGCAGGCTCTTTAACTGACACCTGAAGCTACACCAACTGAAATACACTAATTATGAAGTGCACAAAATAACTGGCAACCAAACAAAACGATAATTGCTATGGAGGAAGTTACACTGTGACTAACAAACTGCTACCGTTGGAACAGCACGCGACATGGGTGTATTTAAATTGTTGCGTTTAATAGTTCTCCGGATTTCTGGATACACAAGGTTGCACCAACGATAAATCCTTTAATTGTTCACCAAGAAACATCAAATTATAGCGTACATACAGTCACAACTAGTTTATCCTACAAGATAATTAACCATTTGATTAAACGCTGAAAACACTCCTGTCGATGAAggtgataaaaaatatatttctttttgtcttaaatattaaattttttaaCCTATTTCCCAAAGTTTTGACCATGTTTCTACATCAAAACAAAGATAGCTACCTACAAGTAGCTACCGGGATCGGAAATAGAGCTCCAATTTGGAAAAGGGGGTACACGTCTTTTACATTGCGCAGCggacaaaatatttttgaaactGCTACAGCTTTTCAAAATTCATTTCATGTTGATTACTTTGAGGCTCCCAAGTGGATCATTCACAAAatacaactactacaacaatAACTGATAGCACAAGAAAGCAgcatgtacctttttttttttgtaaatgtcgTTTTCGTGCTCATTTcgatgtttttaaatttaaacgtttgatttgtttttttaaatcataaaactcaacaaaaatcaCTCGCATATCTTTCCCCGCACTATACTTATTTTGAATGTGGTGTTGTTACTTTGAATGTACGCTAACATTTGTAAGTTTGGCACATCTGCGTTTCCGTAGATACGGAAGTGGTGTTTCACAAGCAACCATCAGGGCCCCGGCGTGACATTCACGGGGTTGTTGGAGTTGGGTTTGCTCAAAAGACCACCCTGGGGCAGATCAAGCCGTTGTCAAAATGAGAGTACTAAAAGCGGGTCTGTCTTTGTCTAAAACGCATCTTCTGGCACCGGGGAGCGTCACTGTTAAAAAGGTAATCTGGACTGTGTTAAGCTGTACCGATCTGACACCAGACCTAACGGAGGGGTTTGAATATTgatcttcctctgtgtgtgggtTATCTCCACAGGTGCTCATCAACAGCTGTCGAACATGCTCCTCCGGTGTCTTCCCCAACGATAGGATCCGCAACATCGGGATATCAGCTCACATCGACTCGGGGAAGACCACCCTGACCGAGCGTGTCCTCTACTACACCGGGAGGATAGCAGAGATTCACGAGGTGGGCGCCGGGACGGGCCGTGTTTGTGTATTCATAGAGGTTGACAGGTTTACAGGTGTGCAGTCTGCAGTCACGAGCTGTTTTCCCTCCCCTGTGGTGTGCAGGTGAAGGGGAAGGATGGTGTTGGAGCCACCATGGACTCTATGgagctggagagacagagaggcatcACCATCCAGTCAGCTGCTACATACACCGTATGGAAGaataacaacatcaacatcattgACACGCCAGGTACTAAAAGTTTCACTTGAACTGGGGTCCATGGGGACAGCATTTTGCCTAGGGCCCCTGTTGGTCAGTGGTTGAATGTAATTAAGTACTTTACTGAATTACtgtaagtacaattttgagataTCTACTAGAGTATTTCTAATTAATGCCACTTTATTCTTCCACTACAATTATGACGGATGAAGTTATTAGTTACCAAAACTTATGAAGAACTCAAAATACAGTGCattgtaaaatgttaatctACCGAACAGTATATAACATTTAACCTTAAACGAGTAGTTGATTTATCAGGGCATTGATAGGTcaatcatcaaaaaataaatcagagtaTTAAAAATGGATGAATTGTTGAAGTTACTTTTAATGGCAAAATGCCTGAAACATTTCAtgcttccagcttctcaaatgtgaatgtgGCACTTTGGGCTCAGGGTAATTGTGGTGGGCATTTCAAActattttctcatgtttgaaGATTAatccatgatgaaaataatcatcagtcgCAGTATTACTATGAAATAGTTACAAATAAACTTCACTTGAGCAACTACCAACTACTAGAGTAACTACTACTTATCCATTAATGCATATTCTACTAATAGTAGACATATCATTAACTATACTATGTACACTCAAAGGGCTAATTTCTCTACATTTGATACTTGATTGtacttgcatgtgttttcttaagtaaCATTTTCATAGCAgaactgtcactttttattagACCCTTCCTGCCCGGTAAATATTTCCTGTCCTTCAAACCAAATGTCCCCAGTTTGTAACGCAGGCTCTGTGGTACACATTTGAGGTCTCGAAGCCCAAGTTAAGACAACCCTGATGAAAACCTCACTCTGGTGGATTTCACTGACTTTAGCCACAGAAGATGTCACACAACTATTTTTACAGATGTGACTAGGACTAACTATGACGAGTTTCCCTTTTAGG
The Seriola aureovittata isolate HTS-2021-v1 ecotype China chromosome 4, ASM2101889v1, whole genome shotgun sequence genome window above contains:
- the itpkcb gene encoding inositol-trisphosphate 3-kinase Cb; the encoded protein is MGQTRSDLSHSTATRGRARWKAGETAQRLRIRRFRSSEKRRGDQLNRNPMKNKVLSCLGRRKRDSSQTEGDFGCGNGAGDPATRHDHRVGKLPRDEVVSAVGEHREAPGCFETPSGLDDDTGATQHVVSREAAAGSSDASGLETRTGEVSGAGCKERKAEREDNASDPPKRAMEDQPLGGNNRDHFVSGVRVLTGTSPTTAPPLTSDPDTERTLSSLLPDQALDSGLSITDDHAEAKMTKTDCSTVSCPSKAAGDQNNCCLVETESRKDSDQAHQSPPGGPSFTGTIPKLIITRDPSPTRSQGTPPLLTVPTELGTGSCLDPHPEDESPCSDSGCGGSPALMRSPRKLSNSSSIGLSSASSFEESEDDFTGSDIESSLSPARSLCSPDDGTGNKSWQKLKTMVHWSPFVVSFKKRYPWVQLAGHAGNFQAGEYGRLLKRYCECEQLCLQKLMKDTLRPYVPGYYGVVQRDEQDYNLMDDLLADFDSPSIMDCKMGSRTYLEEELIKARERPRLRKDMYEKMVAVDPGAPTEQERAQQGVLKPRYMQWRETLSSTATMGFRIEGIKKADGTCNTNFKKTKHREQVMQALEDFVDGNTQILKLYLQRLEDLRSVLEQSQFFRTHEVVGSSLLFVHDASGKARVWMIDFGKTVPLPDPRTLDHRTPWLEGNREDGYLWGLDNLIDIFSSMLPQTP